In one Hippocampus zosterae strain Florida chromosome 10, ASM2543408v3, whole genome shotgun sequence genomic region, the following are encoded:
- the serpinh1b gene encoding serpin H1b produces MWVSNLVALCLLALAASAENKKLSSHASTLADNSANLAFSLYQNMAKTKDTENILISPVVLASSLGMVALGGKSSTASQAKTLLRADKLKDEHLHAGLSELLSEVSDAKTRNTTWMINNRLYGPSSVAFADDFVKTSKKHYNYDHSKINFRDKRSAVNSINEWAAKSTGGKLPEITKEVVNTDGAMIVNAMFFKPHWDQKFHASMVDNRGFLVTRSFTVAVPMMHRTGLYDFYEDKQNSLYVLDMPLGQKQASMILIMPYHLEPLARLEKLLTKTQVEAWLSKMENKAVAISLPKVSLEVSHNLQKHLAELGLTEAVDKAKADLSNISGKKDLYLSDFFHASALELNTEGNPFDTSIFGTDRLRDPKLFYVDHPFIFLVKDNKTKSILYIGRVVRPNGDKMRDEL; encoded by the exons ATGTGGGTGAGCAACCTCGTAGCTCTTTGCCTGCTGGCTCTCGCGGCCTCGGCCGAAAACAAAAAGCTGAGCAGCCACGCTTCCACGTTGGCCGACAACAGCGCCAACCTGGCATTTAG TCTCTACCAGAACATGGCAAAGACGAAAGACACCGAGAACATCCTGATCTCGCCTGTGGTGCTGGCCTCCTCGCTAGGAATGGTTGCCCTGGGTGGGAAATCAAGCACCGCCTCGCAGGCCAAAACTCTGCTTCGCGCAGACAAACTCAAGGATGAGCATCTGCACGCCGGTCTCTCTGAGCTTCTCTCCGAG GTGAGTGACGCCAAAACGCGCAACACCACATGGATGATCAACAACCGCCTATACGGGCCCAGCTCGGTGGCCTTCGCCGACGACTTTGTGAAAACCAGCAAGAAGCATTACAACTACGACCATTCCAAAATAAACTTCCGCGACAAGAGGAGCGCCGTGAACTCCATCAACGAGTGGGCGGCCAAGTCAACTGGCGGCAAGCTGCCCGAGATCACCAAGGAGGTGGTGAACACCGACGGGGCCATGATCGTCAATGCTATGTTCTTCAAAC CTCACTGGGATCAGAAGTTCCATGCAAGTATGGTGGACAACCGTGGTTTCCTGGTGACTCGCTCCTTCACCGTTGCAGTTCCCATGATGCACCGCACAG GTCTGTACGACTTCTATGAAGACAAACAGAACAGTCTCTACGTTCTGGATATGCCTCTGGGCCAGAAGCAGGCCTCCATGATCCTCATCATGCCCTACCATCTGGAGCCCCTGGCACGTCTGGAAAAATTGCTGACCAAGACGCAGGTGGAAGCTTGGCTCAGCAAGATGGAGAATAAGGCCGTGGCCATCTCGCTGCCTAAAGTCTCGTTGGAAGTGAGCCACAACTTGCAG AAACATCTGGCTGAGCTGGGCCTGACCGAGGCGGTGGACAAAGCCAAGGCGGACCTGTCCAACATCTCTGGAAAGAAGGACCTGTACCTCTCTGACTTCTTCCACGCGTCCGCCCTGGAGCTGAACACGGAAGGCAACCCGTTTGACACCTCCATCTTTGGCACCGACAGGCTGAGGGACCCAAAGCTTTTCTACGTGGACCACCCCTTCATTTTCCTAGTGAAGGACAACAAGACAAAGTCCATCCTGTACATCGGCCGTGTGGTGCGACCTAACGGAGACAAGATGCGCGATGAGCTATAA